The segment CGCCGATGGTCACCGAAAGCTGCGCACCATGGATCAGGCGCGACAGGATGTCGCGGCCAACCGCGTCGGTGCCAAGGATATAGCGCGGGTCGGCACCTTCCATCCAGATCGGCGGTTTCAGGAACGCGGTGCGGTCCTGTGCAATCGGATCAAATGGTGCGATCCACTGGGCGAATGCCGCCATGAACAGGATAAAGCAGATGACGATCAGCCCGACATAAGCACCGCGGTTCTTGCGGAAATAATTCCACGTTTCCATAAACGGGCTGGGCGGATTGATCTTCTGGTCCTCGACGGCCACCACTTCGGCTGCTGCCGTTTCGGGGGTGGTCGATTGGGTATTCTGGTTTGTCATTTCCCGTGCCCCCTTAACGCTTGTGCCGGATGCGGGGATTGATCACCCCATACATCAGATCGACGAACAGATTGACCCCCATAACCACGAAGGCAATCATCAGGATGCCGCCCTGGATGGTCGGGTAATCGCGGCGGTTCAACGCCTCGACAATCCATTTGCCAATACCGGGCCACGAGAAAATGGTTTCAGTCAGGATTGCACCGGCAAACAGCACGCCGACCTGAAGGCCGATCACCGTAATAACCGGGATCAGGGCATTGCGAAGCGCATGGACCATGATCACCCGCATCGGGGCCAGGCCCTTGGCTCGCGCAACACGGATATATTCCTCGCCCAGAACTTCAAGCATCGAGGAGCGTGTCATACGCGCAATCACGGCCATCGGAATGGTGCCAAGCGCAATCGTTGGCAGGATCAGATGACGGAGCGCACTGATAAACGCGCCTTTTTCATCGCTGAGCAATGTGTCGATCAGCATGAAACCGGTGGTCGGCTCGATGTAATACATGATCGACAGGCGACCGGAAACCGGGGTCCAGCCAAGCGTCGTCGAAAAGAACATGATCAGCAACAGCGCCCACCAGAAGATGGGCATTGAATA is part of the Thalassospira lucentensis genome and harbors:
- a CDS encoding ABC transporter permease subunit codes for the protein MLGFLLRRLGDVIPTFFGVTILVFLMIHLIPSDPIQMRAGERSISPERYAELQKEYGFDRPLVVQYFDYLGGVLQGDLGESFVTKRPVIEEFATLFPATIELSIAGILFAIIVGLPLGVIAAINRGKWLDHLTMSLSLTGYSMPIFWWALLLIMFFSTTLGWTPVSGRLSIMYYIEPTTGFMLIDTLLSDEKGAFISALRHLILPTIALGTIPMAVIARMTRSSMLEVLGEEYIRVARAKGLAPMRVIMVHALRNALIPVITVIGLQVGVLFAGAILTETIFSWPGIGKWIVEALNRRDYPTIQGGILMIAFVVMGVNLFVDLMYGVINPRIRHKR